In one window of Macadamia integrifolia cultivar HAES 741 chromosome 2, SCU_Mint_v3, whole genome shotgun sequence DNA:
- the LOC122093865 gene encoding uncharacterized protein LOC122093865 codes for MRRESSITTSSHHSTLLPSYHCSSRLIAILTSIMCLGGDYREQGVSKYVKNKASGTVGSPPRHMTFDLIAAHEKSRISLGGHEKQILSLRRRGLTILKKLRPRTVLEALHKRITALLWEILFERAGVL; via the exons ATGCGAAGAGAAAGCTCAATCACCACTTCAAGTCATCATTCAACTCTTCTCCCAAGCTATCATTGTTCAAGTCGGCTCATAGCTATTTTGACGAGCATCATGTGTTTAGGTGGTGATTACAGAGAACAAGGTGTTAGCAAATACGTGAAAAACAAAGCGTCAGGAACGGTTGGATCACCGCCTAGGCATATGACGTTTGACCTGATAGCTGCCCATGAGAAGAGCCGGATTTCTTTAGG TGGCCACGAAAAACAAATTCTGTCATTGAGAAGAAGGGGCCTTACTATTTTGAAGAAGCTCCGACCCAGGACTGTTCTCGAAGCCCTTCACAAGAGGATCACCGCTTTGCTCTGGGAAATCCTCTTCGAAAG GGCTGGAGTTTTGTGA
- the LOC122093857 gene encoding probable disease resistance protein RF9 — MSWVSDARSKEGFPKLRSLVIRELNELEEFDEIQEGTMHRLYDFTIVECPNLKKLPSGIQHLKFLHNLELGDMPEDLSKRLRNCDSEAREGGEDHWMVQHIPNIWITKREILDGPIISFENIGHAGHKNKANDQR, encoded by the exons ATGAGTTGGGTCAGTGATGCCAGGAGCAAAGAAGGGTTTCCCAAACTCAGATCTTTAGTTATCCGGGAACTTAATGAATTGGAGGAGTTTGATGAGATACAGGAGGGTACGATGCATCGCCTATATGATTTCACAATTGTTGAATGCCCAAATTTAAAGAAGCTGCCCAGTGGCATTCAGCACCTCAAATTTCTCCACAATTTGGAACTTGGAGATATGCCTGAGGATTTGTCCAAGAGACTACGCAACTGTGACAGTGAAGCAAGAGAGGGTGGTGAGGACCATTGGATGGTTCAACACATTCCCAATATTTGGATTACCAAGCGAGAAATTCTCGACGGTCCAATCATCTCCTTTGAAAACATCGGTCATGCTGGACACAA GAACAAGGCAAACGATCAAAGATAA
- the LOC122062815 gene encoding cryptochrome-1-like, which yields MSRGGCSIVWFRRDLRVEDNPALAAGVRAGAVIAVFIWAPEEEGAFYPGRVSRWWLKQSLAHLDASLRSLGTSLVTKRSTDSVSSLIEVVKSTGATHIFFNHLYDPISLVRDHRTKELLTAQGIVVRSFNADLLYEPWEINDAQGHPFTTFSAFWNRCLSMPYDPAAPLLPPKRITSGDVSRCRSEELVFEDESEKGSNALLARAWSPGWSSADKALTAFINGPLIEYSVNRKKADSATTSLLSPQLHFGELSVRKVFHLVRMKQVLWANEGNIAGEESVNLFLKSIGLREYSRYMSFNHPYSHEKPLLAHLKFFSWIVDEGYFKAWRQGRTGYPLVDAGMRELWATGWLHDRIRVVVSSFFVKVLQLPWRWGMKYFWDTLLDADLESDVLGWQYISGTLPDGREFDRIDNPQIEGYKFDPNGEYVRRWLPELARLPTEWIHHPWDAPEPVLQAAGVELGSNYPLPIVGIDAAKARLQEALSQMWQQEAASRAAIENGTEEGLGDSTESASFAFPQDVQMEVEHEQPVRNNPAHRYEDQMVPSFTSSLRRVDEEEASGDLRRSNEDSRAEVPRSINLGPELQREAEAPNQGGLPTIRNNNILPRLLNAEDSTAESSSSGRRERDCGIVPVWSPSASTYSDQFVGEQNGYLQRHPQSHQLMNWT from the exons ATGTCAAGAGGTGGTTGCAGCATAGTTTGGTTTAGGAGAGATCTGAGAGTTGAAGACAACCCTGCACTTGCTGCTGGTGTGAGGGCAGGAGCTGTGATTGCAGTCTTCATATGGGCACCAGAGGAGGAGGGTGCTTTCTACCCTGGTAGGGTCTCAAGATGGTGGCTGAAGCAGAGCTTGGCTCATCTTGATGCCTCCTTGAGGAGCCTAGGTACTTCTCTTGTCACCAAGAGGTCTACTGATAGCGTTTCCTCTCTTATTGAGGTTGTGAAATCTACCGGTGCCACTCATATCTTCTTCAACCACTTGTATG ATCCCATTTCACTTGTAAGGGACCACAGGACAAAGGAGCTCCTCACTGCTCAAGGCATAGTTGTACGTTCCTTTAATGCAGATCTACTCTATGAACCATGGGAAATTAATGACGCACAAGGTCACCCATTCACAACCTTCTCAGCCTTCTGGAACAGGTGCCTTAGCATGCCTTATGATCCAGCGGCTCCACTGCTTCCACCAAAGAGGATAACTTCAG GTGATGTATCAAGGTGTCGTTCTGAAGAATTGGTATTTGAAGATGAATCTGAGAAGGGAAGCAATGCACTTCTTGCAAGAGCATGGTCACCAGGCTGGAGTAGTGCAGACAAGGCTCTAACAGCCTTCATCAATGGACCCTTGATTGAGTACTCTGTGAATCGTAAAAAAGCTGATAGTGCAACAACCTCATTGTTATCTCCCCAATTGCATTTTGGGGAGTTAAGTGTTCGCAAAGTCTTCCATTTAGTCCGCATGAAGCAGGTTCTATGGGCCAATGAGGGAAACATAGCAGGTGAAGAGAGTGTGAACTTATTCCTCAAGTCTATTGGTCTTAGAGAGTATTCCAGATATATGAGTTTTAACCACCCTTATAGCCATGAAAAGCCTCTCCTTGCACACCTAAAGTTCTTTTCGTGGATAGTTGATGAGGGTTATTTTAAGGCATGGCGGCAAGGTCGAACTGGTTATCCATTAGTTGATGCTGGGATGAGAGAGCTCTGGGCTACTGGTTGGCTACATGACAGGATAAGAGTTGTGGTTTCCAGTTTCTTTGTGAAGGTTCTGCAACTGCCATGGAGATGGGGGATGAAGTATTTCTGGGATACCCTATTGGATGCAGATTTGGAAAGCGATGTTCTGGGTTGGCAATATATTTCTGGGACCCTTCCTGATGGTCGTGAGTTTGACCGCATAGATAATCCCCAG ATTGAAGGTTACAAATTCGACCCAAATGGAGAATATGTAAGAAGGTGGCTTCCTGAACTTGCTAGGCTACCAACTGAATGGATTCACCATCCATGGGATGCACCAGAACCTGTACTTCAAGCTGCTGGTGTTGAACTGGGATCAAATTACCCTCTCCCCATAGTGGGAATAGATGCAGCAAAAGCCAGGTTGCAGGAAGCTCTTTCACAGATGTGGCAACAAGAAGCAGCTTCAAGAGCTGCAATTGAGAATGGAACAGAGGAAGGGCTGGGAGACTCTACTGAATCAGCCTCATTTGCCTTTCCCCAAGACGTACAAATGGAGGTAGAGCATGAACAACCAGTCAGGAATAACCCAGCTCATCGATATGAGGATCAAATGGTTCCTAGTTTTACTTCTTCACTACGAAGggttgatgaagaagaagcttctgGTGATCTCAGACGCTCAAATGAAGATAGCAGAGCAGAAGTACCAAGAAGCATAAATCTGGGTCCAGAACTTCAGAGAGAAGCAGAAGCACCAAACCAAGGGGGTTTGCCAACAATTAGAAACAATAATATTCTACCACGGTTGCTAAATGCAGAAGACTCTACAGCAGAATCCTCTAGTAGtggtagaagagagagagattgtggtATTGTTCCAGTTTGGTCTCCCTCAGCTTCTACCTACTCAGACCAGTTTGTGGGTGAACAAAATGGCTATTTGCAGAGACATCCACAGTCACACCAACTGATGAATTGGACGTAG